CTGGAACGTCGTGGCCGGCCGCATGCGCTCTTCTACCGTCATATGCGGACTGCCGCCGGTGGTGATGTTGATGATGGCGTCGGTCTCGCGCTTGATGCGCTCGAGGAAAGGCTTGAACAGCGCCGGATCCTGCGACGGCTTGCCCGTCTGCGGATCGCGCGCGTGCAGATGCAGGACGGCGGCGCCGGCCTTTGCCGCGCCGATAGCCGCCTCGGCGATCTCGTCGGCGGTGACCGGCAGGTGCGGCGACATGCTGGGCGTATGGATGGCGCCCGTCACGGCGCAGGTGATGACGACTTTCTGTTTGGGCTTAGCCATTGTTGTCTCCGTGTTGTTTGTGACGCATGAGGCGCATCAGCTTTTCGTCGCGCCAGAAGCGGCGCGCGGCAAGTTCTTCCTCGGGCAGCAAGGCCCGTCGCTCGTCGGACAGCGCATCGACCAGCGCGCCTTCCCAGGCCACGCAGTCGCCTTGGCTTGCGCCAATGGACTGATAGAGCCCGCCGTAGCGTTGGCAGTAATCCGCAAGGCCGCCCGGCGCGTTCAGGTCGATGGTTTCAAAAGGACCCATGAAAGACCAGCGCAGGCCCAGGCCGTCCTTGACCGTGGTGTCGATGTCTTCGGCGCTGGCGATACCCTGGCTTGCCAGCCTGAAGGCTTCTTGCAGCAGCGCGCCTTGCAAGCGGTTCAGGATGAAGCCTTCGATTTCGCGCCGCACCAGTACAGGCTTCTGGCCGATGCCCGCCATCACGTCGCGCGCACCGGACAGCGCTTGCGGGCTGGTCCAGGGCGCCGGGCACAGCTCGACCACCGGGATCAGGTACGGCGGATTGACCGGATGCGCCACGAGGCATCGATGCCTGCCCACAAGATGCTCGGTGAACTGGCTGGCGGGGATGCTGGACGTGGAGCTGCCGATGATGGCGTGCGGTTCGGCCAGCGCATCCAGTTCGGAAAACAGCGCGCGCTTGATCTCGACGCTTTCCGGGGAGTTTTCCTGGACGTAGCTGGCGCCCTGCAGAGCCTCTTGCAGACTGGCGGCTACCTGCACGCGGTCGACGATGGCGTCCGCGTCGTCGAGCAGGCCCTGCGTTTCCAGCACGCGAAGCTGTTGCAGGATGAGCGCGCGCGCCTCGGCAAGCATGGCGGCGTTCACGTCATGAAGCCGCACCTCCCAGCCCATGCGCGCGAAGACGATGGCCCAGCCCTGCCCGATCAGTCCCGTTCCAATGATGGCGGCGCGCCGCAGCGTGATGTCCGCGCTCATCAGTAGAGCTTCTGCGTGAAGCCATCCACGACGATGGCCTGGCCGGTGACGCTGCGCGCCGCCTCGCTGGCGTTGAACAGCACCATGTTGGCGATGTCGCGCGCGGTGACCATGCGGCCAAGGACCGCCTGGTTTTCATACTGCGCGGCGATCTCTTCGACCGGCCGGCCCAGCGTATCGGCCTTGGCGGCGATGACGGCGCGGATCCGGGGACCTTCGACCGCGCCGGGAAGAATGGCGTTGACGCGAATGCCATGGCCGCCCAGTTCGATCGCGAGCGACTTGGTGAACCCGATCACCGCCCACTTGGATGCGGAATAGACCGACCGGCCGGCAAAGCCGAGATGCCCTGCCGCCGAAGACAGATTGATCATCACGCCGGCCTTC
The DNA window shown above is from Achromobacter spanius and carries:
- a CDS encoding 3-hydroxyacyl-CoA dehydrogenase, whose protein sequence is MSADITLRRAAIIGTGLIGQGWAIVFARMGWEVRLHDVNAAMLAEARALILQQLRVLETQGLLDDADAIVDRVQVAASLQEALQGASYVQENSPESVEIKRALFSELDALAEPHAIIGSSTSSIPASQFTEHLVGRHRCLVAHPVNPPYLIPVVELCPAPWTSPQALSGARDVMAGIGQKPVLVRREIEGFILNRLQGALLQEAFRLASQGIASAEDIDTTVKDGLGLRWSFMGPFETIDLNAPGGLADYCQRYGGLYQSIGASQGDCVAWEGALVDALSDERRALLPEEELAARRFWRDEKLMRLMRHKQHGDNNG